A stretch of the Bacillota bacterium genome encodes the following:
- a CDS encoding cytoplasmic protein produces MKKIAIVSFQGEMSCFTHALLNLWNYHERGYETALIIEGASTKLISELEQSPRAELWKKIKDAGLVKSVCKACAAQMGSLEDAQQQGLPIDAALSGHSDLEVFTREEYEIILF; encoded by the coding sequence ATGAAAAAGATTGCCATTGTCAGTTTCCAGGGAGAAATGTCGTGTTTTACTCATGCGCTGCTTAATTTATGGAATTACCATGAGCGGGGCTATGAAACAGCGCTGATCATCGAAGGAGCATCGACCAAGTTGATTTCCGAGCTGGAGCAGTCCCCAAGAGCTGAGCTGTGGAAGAAAATCAAGGACGCTGGTTTAGTTAAATCAGTATGCAAAGCCTGCGCTGCGCAGATGGGTTCCCTGGAAGATGCCCAACAGCAGGGTCTTCCTATTGATGCGGCGCTCTCTGGACATTCAGATTTAGAAGTATTTACCAGAGAAGAATATGAGATTATCCTGTTCTAA
- a CDS encoding S8 family peptidase translates to MAKADKLPIMFFAKREADNRFNEPGGSNHCPTWLLSGEELKARADALIHVIEDFKEQVTRKEQQKSLVPFVFKAKIHEEALAKSHRRKISSLFRTSRKNNLLGLVESDEIMVKVETQKDSDEIIKKLKNINGNAHAISAIVWLEAFEPLILESAHVDNYKVRLIDFQDYELNTAIRNNFKLAIESLGFEVEYTEYSPELIIFNIKSITLDDLKQIKSIEAFESIFSIEPMPKFRIELDAVAKPDTIDILQPDSNIDYPVVGILDNGVADIPHLRPWIVHRWSPYPEQLQAKNHGTFVSGIAVYGDVLEQRDWVGTNGLRILDACVFPDTSKEAITEDELVANIKEVIHQYSDQVKIWNLSLSVTEPIDDNSFSDFAVAFDALQDEFNVLICKSTGNCSNFKYGYPKGRIYQGADSVRAIVVGSIAHDKSEWDKAEIDNPSPFTRIGRGPSYIIKPEVVHYGGNAGVNQQNEIVTTGVKSFSVDGTISQSVGTSFSTPRIAGLAAGLYQEIDDEFDPLLIKGLIIHSASYSDKLILPVAERVNQVGFGRPKNVKDILYNSPHEVTLVMRDELFMGEYIDILDFPMPDCLVDDEHYFGQIIVTLVYNPILEPNQRAEYCQSNLEVKMGTYDKKIPRDTSKWNVLNPVGRGNSKNVLLKSLYSKRKMRDNKTEFALKERMLIQYGDKYYPVKKYAVDLSEFTEANRQNYLDRERNWFLQLQGLYRDHIETKSSLQELELSQEFCLIVTIKDPTNTRPVYNQTTQLLDEYNFWHSNIKLRSDIRIDV, encoded by the coding sequence ATGGCAAAAGCTGATAAACTGCCAATTATGTTTTTTGCCAAACGAGAAGCTGATAACCGATTTAATGAACCTGGAGGTTCAAATCACTGTCCTACGTGGCTGTTGAGCGGTGAGGAATTAAAGGCTCGCGCAGATGCTCTTATTCATGTGATAGAAGACTTCAAGGAGCAAGTAACGCGGAAAGAGCAACAGAAATCCTTAGTCCCGTTCGTTTTCAAAGCAAAAATACATGAAGAAGCTCTAGCCAAAAGTCATAGACGTAAAATAAGCAGCTTGTTTAGAACTAGTAGAAAAAACAACCTGTTAGGTCTTGTGGAATCTGATGAGATTATGGTAAAAGTGGAAACCCAAAAAGATTCGGATGAAATCATAAAGAAGCTGAAAAACATCAATGGGAATGCTCATGCTATCTCCGCTATCGTGTGGCTTGAAGCTTTTGAACCACTAATATTGGAAAGTGCTCATGTAGATAACTATAAGGTTCGCTTAATAGACTTTCAAGATTACGAGCTGAACACTGCTATCCGGAACAATTTTAAACTTGCGATTGAATCCCTTGGGTTTGAAGTAGAATACACCGAATATTCACCTGAGCTTATTATCTTCAACATTAAATCTATTACTCTAGACGATTTGAAGCAGATTAAGAGTATCGAAGCTTTTGAATCAATCTTTTCTATCGAACCGATGCCAAAGTTTAGAATCGAGCTGGATGCAGTGGCGAAACCAGACACAATTGATATTCTCCAACCAGACAGTAATATAGACTATCCAGTTGTGGGAATCTTGGATAACGGAGTTGCAGATATACCCCATCTTAGACCTTGGATAGTACACAGATGGTCACCTTATCCTGAACAGCTGCAGGCAAAAAACCATGGTACTTTTGTTTCAGGGATTGCTGTCTATGGTGATGTGCTTGAACAAAGAGATTGGGTTGGTACGAATGGATTGAGGATTTTAGACGCTTGTGTTTTCCCTGATACCAGTAAAGAGGCCATTACGGAAGATGAGTTAGTTGCTAACATTAAAGAAGTTATACATCAGTACAGTGATCAGGTAAAAATATGGAATCTATCATTGAGCGTGACTGAACCTATCGACGATAATAGTTTTTCAGACTTTGCGGTTGCATTTGATGCACTGCAGGATGAATTTAATGTTTTAATCTGTAAATCTACCGGTAACTGCTCGAATTTTAAGTATGGGTATCCAAAGGGTAGGATTTATCAGGGGGCTGATTCGGTAAGAGCGATTGTTGTAGGATCTATAGCTCACGATAAATCTGAATGGGATAAAGCAGAAATAGATAATCCATCACCCTTTACTAGAATTGGACGAGGTCCTTCGTATATCATCAAACCAGAAGTAGTGCATTATGGCGGAAACGCAGGGGTTAATCAACAAAATGAAATAGTTACAACAGGTGTCAAGTCGTTCAGCGTGGATGGTACAATAAGCCAATCAGTCGGGACCAGCTTTTCGACACCGCGTATAGCGGGATTAGCAGCAGGTCTTTATCAAGAGATAGATGATGAATTCGATCCACTCTTAATCAAGGGTCTGATAATACATTCTGCTTCATACTCAGATAAACTGATCCTGCCCGTTGCAGAGAGAGTTAATCAAGTTGGCTTTGGAAGGCCAAAGAATGTTAAGGATATCCTTTATAATTCTCCTCATGAGGTTACGCTTGTTATGAGGGATGAGCTGTTTATGGGAGAATATATTGACATACTGGATTTTCCTATGCCGGACTGCCTTGTTGATGATGAACACTATTTTGGACAGATTATCGTCACATTAGTGTACAATCCAATTCTAGAGCCTAATCAAAGAGCGGAATACTGCCAGTCAAATCTAGAGGTCAAAATGGGAACTTATGATAAAAAAATACCCAGAGATACATCCAAATGGAACGTTCTAAATCCAGTGGGTAGGGGAAATTCAAAGAATGTTCTGCTAAAAAGCTTGTACAGCAAAAGAAAAATGAGAGATAACAAAACAGAATTCGCATTAAAGGAGCGTATGTTAATTCAATATGGTGATAAGTATTATCCGGTTAAAAAATACGCAGTAGATCTCTCGGAATTTACAGAAGCAAACAGACAAAACTATCTAGACAGGGAGAGAAATTGGTTTTTGCAGCTTCAGGGTTTGTATAGGGATCATATTGAAACTAAGTCAAGTTTGCAGGAGCTTGAATTGAGCCAAGAATTTTGCCTGATTGTCACGATTAAAGATCCGACAAACACAAGACCAGTCTATAATCAGACAACTCAATTGTTAGATGAATACAATTTCTGGCACAGCAATATCAAGCTGCGTAGTGATATCAGAATTGATGTTTAG
- a CDS encoding rhamnogalacturonan acetylesterase, whose product MSGESECSKVTIYMIGDSTMADKSPDQEFERGWGQMLPLFVKEEAVVSNHARNGRSSKSFLDEGLWEPVYNSMKPGDWLIIQFGHNDQKPDEKRHTEPFTTYMDHLRFYVEQARSKGAVPIICTSIVRGWFKDGALQDSHGDYIQAAVQAAEELDVPLLDLEKRTRELVSELGEARLTVYYVPYDTTHLSPWGATRTAQMACEEIKKLNLPLAEYLG is encoded by the coding sequence ATGAGCGGAGAAAGTGAATGCAGTAAAGTAACGATTTACATGATTGGGGATTCCACGATGGCGGACAAGTCCCCGGATCAGGAGTTTGAGCGGGGCTGGGGACAGATGCTGCCGCTGTTTGTCAAAGAGGAAGCTGTGGTTTCTAACCATGCCCGCAACGGCCGCAGTTCAAAAAGCTTTTTAGATGAAGGCTTGTGGGAACCGGTTTACAACAGCATGAAACCGGGAGACTGGCTGATTATCCAGTTCGGCCACAACGACCAAAAACCCGATGAGAAGCGGCATACCGAACCTTTCACCACGTACATGGATCACCTGCGCTTTTATGTGGAGCAGGCCCGCAGTAAAGGAGCTGTCCCGATTATCTGCACATCCATAGTCCGCGGCTGGTTTAAAGACGGTGCGCTTCAAGACAGCCACGGCGATTATATTCAAGCGGCAGTGCAAGCTGCCGAAGAGTTGGATGTTCCACTGCTTGATCTCGAAAAAAGAACCAGGGAACTCGTTTCTGAGCTGGGCGAAGCCAGACTCACTGTGTACTATGTTCCCTATGACACCACCCATCTCAGTCCATGGGGAGCAACCAGAACTGCCCAAATGGCCTGTGAGGAGATTAAGAAACTCAATCTGCCGCTGGCTGAGTATTTAGGTTAA
- a CDS encoding methyl-accepting chemotaxis protein has product MKRRIAVKIGVSVGVLILVICLGLGFLAYLRGSSAVINLVEAVLVMQAEEAAHYVESRLETHISLLEAIAARPEIQSMDWSQQQPVLQSELKRLGVYEALSVVYPNGDAMHDDGTIVNVGDRDYVQRAFAGTPTASDLIVNRATGTIVLGLVVPITRNNQVVGVLMARANAYAVSEITDRLGFGESGAAYVFSSDGTIIAGPVREHVIQQRNIFTDTAELAGLGKAVSEVGLGNVGIGRYDYGNDVVINGFAPMAKTDWVIGIGALESEVLQDVRSLMFYQISVSALFIAIGIGFAVLIALRIARPLVEQKTVVEGIAQGDFTHTVPVKSEDEVGALARAINLTVESMRNALGLTSETTDKVKETSEELAAASEEVSASIEQVASVTNQFSSTLDDMNNNAQVMNNKVQEISKQVTEGTGAIENITVQMNSLRDNIQRMALEVGELGTLSKQIGNIARMIEDIAEQTNLLALNAAIEAARAGEHGRGFAVVADEVRKLAEQSSEATTEIGSLITQIQSRISAAVADMSTGSDQAELAIMQVHESSDLLNGILRVVEEIMDQISDFSGALKQLNVGGHEVASATEQQAAAIQQVADSAQDLTNMSTRLRELVDRFKLK; this is encoded by the coding sequence ATGAAGCGAAGGATTGCGGTGAAGATTGGTGTCTCGGTAGGTGTCTTAATTTTAGTAATTTGCTTAGGACTTGGATTTCTTGCTTACCTCAGAGGGTCCTCAGCAGTGATCAATCTGGTAGAAGCCGTGCTGGTGATGCAGGCAGAAGAAGCTGCCCATTACGTTGAAAGCAGGCTGGAAACCCATATTTCGCTTTTGGAGGCGATCGCCGCCAGACCGGAAATTCAGAGTATGGACTGGAGCCAGCAGCAGCCGGTTCTCCAGTCAGAACTGAAGCGGTTGGGGGTGTATGAAGCGTTATCGGTTGTTTATCCCAACGGAGACGCGATGCATGATGACGGCACGATCGTTAATGTCGGTGATCGGGATTATGTGCAGCGGGCCTTTGCCGGCACCCCGACAGCATCAGATCTGATTGTTAATCGCGCAACGGGAACAATCGTACTCGGCTTAGTCGTGCCAATTACACGGAATAATCAAGTGGTGGGAGTGCTGATGGCTCGCGCCAACGCTTACGCCGTCAGTGAAATAACAGACCGGCTGGGATTTGGTGAATCGGGAGCTGCTTATGTGTTCAGCAGTGACGGAACCATTATTGCCGGACCGGTGCGGGAGCATGTGATTCAGCAGCGCAATATCTTCACCGATACCGCAGAATTAGCCGGACTTGGTAAAGCGGTATCAGAGGTCGGTTTGGGCAATGTAGGCATCGGCCGGTATGATTATGGGAATGACGTTGTGATCAATGGATTTGCACCCATGGCCAAGACCGACTGGGTAATCGGGATTGGAGCCCTGGAGTCAGAAGTGCTCCAGGATGTGCGGAGCCTAATGTTTTACCAGATCAGTGTTTCAGCCTTGTTTATAGCGATCGGCATCGGCTTTGCAGTTTTAATTGCCCTGAGAATTGCCAGACCTTTAGTTGAACAAAAAACTGTGGTGGAAGGCATCGCTCAAGGGGACTTTACCCATACTGTACCGGTGAAATCTGAGGACGAGGTGGGAGCCTTAGCCCGGGCCATCAATCTAACTGTTGAGAGCATGCGCAATGCTCTGGGGTTGACATCGGAAACTACCGATAAGGTGAAAGAGACCAGTGAAGAGCTGGCAGCTGCTTCCGAGGAAGTGAGCGCATCGATAGAGCAGGTAGCGAGTGTAACGAATCAATTCTCCAGCACTTTGGATGATATGAACAATAACGCGCAGGTGATGAATAATAAAGTGCAGGAAATTTCTAAGCAGGTCACCGAGGGAACCGGTGCGATTGAGAATATTACCGTGCAGATGAATTCGCTCCGGGATAATATTCAGCGGATGGCGCTGGAAGTCGGTGAATTGGGCACCTTGTCGAAGCAGATTGGCAATATTGCTCGCATGATTGAGGATATCGCCGAGCAGACTAACCTGCTTGCCCTCAATGCAGCCATTGAAGCAGCGAGGGCGGGAGAGCACGGCCGCGGTTTTGCTGTAGTAGCGGATGAGGTGCGGAAGCTGGCTGAGCAGTCAAGTGAAGCTACCACAGAAATCGGATCCTTGATTACCCAAATTCAATCCCGAATATCCGCTGCTGTTGCCGACATGAGCACAGGTTCCGACCAGGCGGAACTGGCTATTATGCAGGTCCATGAATCTAGTGATCTGCTCAACGGTATTTTGCGGGTGGTTGAAGAAATCATGGATCAAATTAGCGATTTCTCTGGAGCTCTCAAGCAGCTGAATGTTGGCGGACATGAAGTCGCCAGCGCGACGGAGCAGCAGGCGGCAGCCATTCAGCAGGTGGCGGACTCGGCTCAGGACTTAACCAATATGAGTACGCGCCTGCGGGAATTGGTAGATCGCTTTAAGCTGAAGTAA
- a CDS encoding GTP-binding protein: protein MKKLVIGILAHVDAGKTTLSEALLYLSGKTRKLGRVDKQDAYLDTHELERQRGITIFSKQAIFQVDDVQITLLDTPGHVDFSAEMERTLQVLDYAILVISAADGVQGHTLTLWRLLERYRIPTFIFINKMDQDGAECDQILADLKSKLSEGCCDFGASSSDEFYEQIAMCDEELLEIYLEKNRLELAEIQKAVKRRSVFPCRFGSALKLEGVEEFLHGIVKYAVVPSYPEEFGARVFKITRDEQGARLTHMKITGGSLKIREAVTNGVWEEKVNQIRLYSGEKYEAVSEAAAGTVCAVMGLTQTKPGEGLGSEQGGDAPVLEPVLSYQIILPPGVDPKAVMPKFKELEEETPELSILWNEELQEIQVRIMGEVQIEILQRLIQDRFNLKVEFDTGKILYKETIADVVEGVGHFEPLGHYAEVHLLLEPGSPGSGVVFASNCSEDELSRSWQNLVLTHLREKVHKGVLTGSPVTDLKITLVAGRAHVKHTEGGDFREATHRAVRQGLMEAKSVLLEPYYAFHLEIPEQMIGRAMTDIDQMHGTCRISDTYGDLAVLTGYAPVVTMRNYHREVTAYTRGRGRLFCSVAGYRPCHNADEVIAAIGYDAEQDLENPTGSIFYANGAGFYVPWDQVKQYMHLESWLKRGDGGTTELPKIYKPESVDFDELDHDYYEQAVYANKRREKIWVRKRKPLAKSGSKPAVFKREVKEHYLLVDGYNIIHAWPEVKELAEDNMDGARLKLMDVLCSYQAVRQCEVIVVFDAYKVPGGRERIGDYNNIKVVFTKEAQTADEYIERFAYEHQKKYRITVATSDTLEQLIIRGAGSTVWSAEDLLREVNYAAEQTRRLGEQSMVRNYLGDSVTPETREQMNNLKEGQTPK from the coding sequence ATGAAAAAACTCGTTATAGGCATCTTAGCCCATGTAGACGCGGGTAAAACCACATTATCAGAGGCGCTGCTCTATTTAAGCGGTAAAACGCGGAAGTTAGGCCGGGTAGACAAGCAGGATGCTTATCTGGATACTCATGAGCTGGAGCGGCAGCGGGGCATCACCATTTTTTCTAAACAGGCAATTTTTCAAGTGGATGATGTTCAGATTACCCTGTTAGACACTCCAGGCCATGTGGATTTCTCTGCTGAAATGGAGCGCACCCTCCAGGTTCTAGATTACGCAATTCTGGTCATCAGCGCTGCTGATGGTGTGCAGGGTCACACCCTGACACTGTGGCGGCTGCTGGAACGCTACCGCATTCCTACCTTTATTTTTATCAATAAAATGGATCAGGATGGTGCTGAGTGCGATCAGATCTTAGCAGATTTAAAGAGCAAACTTAGTGAAGGCTGCTGTGATTTTGGAGCATCTTCAAGCGATGAGTTCTATGAGCAGATAGCGATGTGCGATGAAGAGCTGCTGGAGATCTATCTTGAGAAGAATAGGTTAGAGCTGGCCGAGATTCAAAAGGCTGTTAAACGGCGCAGTGTTTTTCCCTGTCGTTTTGGCTCAGCGTTGAAGCTAGAAGGAGTCGAGGAGTTCTTACATGGGATTGTTAAGTATGCGGTGGTGCCGAGTTATCCTGAGGAGTTTGGTGCCCGCGTGTTTAAGATAACCCGGGATGAGCAGGGTGCTCGCTTGACCCATATGAAGATTACCGGTGGAAGTTTAAAGATTAGAGAGGCGGTAACTAATGGTGTGTGGGAGGAGAAGGTAAATCAGATCCGCCTTTATTCCGGGGAGAAGTATGAAGCGGTAAGCGAGGCAGCGGCAGGGACGGTCTGCGCAGTAATGGGGCTTACTCAGACCAAGCCGGGTGAAGGCTTGGGATCTGAACAAGGCGGCGATGCTCCGGTTTTGGAGCCGGTTCTTTCCTACCAGATTATTCTGCCGCCGGGAGTTGATCCTAAGGCGGTGATGCCAAAATTTAAGGAACTGGAAGAAGAAACTCCTGAGCTCAGTATCTTGTGGAATGAAGAACTTCAGGAAATCCAGGTCCGGATCATGGGTGAAGTGCAGATTGAGATTCTCCAGCGATTGATTCAAGACCGCTTTAATCTTAAAGTCGAATTTGATACCGGTAAAATTCTTTATAAAGAAACGATTGCTGATGTGGTGGAAGGTGTAGGCCACTTTGAGCCTTTGGGCCACTACGCCGAGGTGCATCTCCTTTTAGAGCCGGGATCCCCCGGCAGCGGCGTAGTGTTTGCCTCTAACTGCAGTGAAGATGAGCTCAGCCGCAGCTGGCAGAATCTAGTGCTCACGCATTTAAGAGAAAAGGTACATAAAGGTGTCTTAACCGGTTCTCCGGTTACCGATCTGAAAATCACCCTGGTGGCAGGCCGCGCCCATGTCAAGCACACTGAAGGCGGAGATTTTCGGGAAGCGACTCATCGGGCAGTGCGGCAGGGGCTGATGGAAGCGAAGTCAGTGCTGCTGGAGCCGTATTATGCTTTTCACTTGGAAATTCCGGAGCAGATGATCGGCAGAGCGATGACCGATATCGATCAGATGCACGGAACCTGCCGGATTTCCGATACCTATGGTGATCTGGCGGTGCTGACCGGTTATGCTCCGGTTGTGACAATGCGAAATTACCATCGGGAGGTAACGGCTTATACAAGAGGCAGGGGCAGGCTGTTCTGCAGTGTGGCCGGTTACCGGCCGTGTCACAACGCTGATGAGGTTATTGCCGCGATTGGATATGACGCTGAGCAGGATTTAGAGAATCCGACCGGATCGATTTTTTACGCTAATGGAGCCGGATTTTATGTTCCCTGGGATCAGGTAAAGCAGTATATGCATCTCGAAAGCTGGCTGAAGCGGGGCGATGGCGGCACAACTGAACTGCCTAAGATTTATAAACCGGAATCGGTAGATTTTGACGAGCTTGATCACGATTACTACGAGCAGGCAGTATATGCTAATAAGCGCAGAGAGAAAATCTGGGTTCGGAAGCGCAAGCCGCTTGCCAAATCTGGATCAAAACCTGCGGTATTTAAGCGTGAGGTTAAAGAACACTATCTTTTAGTCGACGGATACAATATTATTCACGCCTGGCCGGAGGTAAAAGAACTCGCTGAGGATAATATGGATGGTGCCAGACTTAAGCTGATGGATGTCCTCTGCAGCTATCAGGCTGTGCGGCAGTGTGAGGTAATTGTGGTTTTTGACGCCTACAAGGTGCCGGGAGGCAGGGAGCGGATCGGCGATTATAATAATATTAAAGTAGTGTTTACCAAAGAAGCCCAAACAGCGGATGAGTATATTGAAAGGTTTGCCTATGAGCACCAGAAAAAATATCGGATTACAGTTGCCACATCCGATACTCTGGAGCAGCTTATTATTAGGGGAGCCGGTTCAACTGTATGGTCAGCTGAGGATCTGCTGCGGGAAGTTAATTATGCTGCGGAGCAGACGCGCAGGCTCGGGGAGCAGAGCATGGTTCGCAATTATCTTGGTGATTCGGTTACTCCGGAAACCCGCGAGCAGATGAACAACTTGAAAGAGGGTCAGACTCCTAAGTAG
- a CDS encoding AAA family ATPase — protein MYTEIVKIIEGGMIGDKEKVYNYARVLAENLEKTGDIRLSRRIRSLLSSRKPGMLALDAFASKPVDIESRMEMVDIFYPDPLFEKPLLAPYVEDEIDSFVQIFHKRDEILQAGIDSVYSLLLYGPPGCGKTTTAQYISVLTELPLLTVRLDGLISSLLGSTAKNIRKVFDFASKQSCILFLDEFDVIAKLRDDKHELGELKRVVNSLLQNIDSFSHNNILIAATNHHELLDHAVWRRFSKIICLDRPDEDRIKKLAIKFLDSARSGVVTNKRKLDEFAAACVGMSHADIKTVINNAVTKAIIEGRDLVESWELLREVYLYRNHRVISDDDFIEFLLEHGVVQREIHEGLGYSLRKIREISKKLS, from the coding sequence ATGTACACCGAAATAGTGAAAATAATTGAAGGGGGAATGATAGGCGACAAAGAGAAGGTTTATAACTACGCCCGAGTTCTTGCCGAGAATTTAGAAAAGACGGGTGACATACGTTTATCAAGACGAATTCGATCGTTGTTGAGCAGTAGAAAACCAGGAATGCTAGCACTAGATGCGTTTGCGTCAAAACCAGTAGATATTGAGAGCCGTATGGAAATGGTAGATATCTTTTATCCTGACCCATTGTTTGAGAAACCGCTGTTAGCTCCTTATGTTGAAGATGAGATCGACAGTTTTGTTCAGATTTTTCATAAGAGAGATGAGATCTTACAAGCAGGTATTGATTCAGTTTATTCACTCTTACTCTATGGTCCGCCCGGGTGCGGCAAGACGACTACTGCCCAATACATTTCTGTCTTGACAGAGCTTCCACTATTGACAGTTAGACTGGATGGTTTGATCTCCTCTTTGCTAGGCAGCACCGCAAAGAATATAAGAAAGGTATTTGATTTTGCTTCTAAACAATCTTGTATTTTGTTCCTTGACGAGTTTGATGTTATTGCTAAGCTGAGGGATGATAAGCACGAACTTGGAGAATTAAAACGTGTAGTAAACAGCCTTCTACAAAACATAGATAGCTTCAGCCATAATAATATCTTGATTGCTGCCACAAACCATCACGAACTGCTTGATCATGCGGTATGGCGTAGATTTTCGAAGATTATCTGTTTAGACAGGCCTGATGAAGACAGAATAAAAAAATTAGCAATTAAGTTTCTAGATTCTGCCCGAAGCGGTGTTGTCACCAACAAACGGAAATTAGATGAATTCGCCGCAGCTTGTGTCGGTATGAGCCATGCGGATATAAAAACGGTAATAAATAATGCTGTCACGAAAGCAATTATCGAAGGTCGGGACTTAGTAGAAAGTTGGGAGCTGCTGCGGGAGGTTTATTTATATAGAAACCACAGGGTCATCAGTGATGACGATTTTATTGAGTTTTTACTAGAGCATGGCGTTGTTCAGCGGGAAATTCACGAAGGTCTTGGCTATTCTTTAAGAAAGATTAGAGAGATTTCTAAAAAATTGTCTTGA